A portion of the Lolium rigidum isolate FL_2022 chromosome 1, APGP_CSIRO_Lrig_0.1, whole genome shotgun sequence genome contains these proteins:
- the LOC124648220 gene encoding uncharacterized protein LOC124648220 yields the protein MEDVCTWWHFKLYACSIRSFTIIIKYSILEHINFLNLCCSLEYINIKNISARLYQFLYGRDRWFWRSSREEGAREAVQRQSWRIREGLCWPGSVPHEDEHISLLTPSELSFFQLMAGLGGLTGARFSHHMLGSDISSSLGSVYPMAKDASSPS from the exons GTTCAATTCGTTCCTTCACTATT ATTATCAAGTACAGTATACTGGAGCATATCAACTTCTTAAATTTATGTTGCAGCCTAGAATATATCAACATCAAAAATATATCAGCCAG ACTATATCAGTTTCTGTACGGGAGAGATAGGTGGTTCTGGAGGTCGAGCAGGGAGGAGGGAGCTAGAGAAGCGGTGCAGCGACAGAGTTGGAGGATCAGGGAGGGGCTATGTTGGCCCGGCTCtgtccctcacgaagatgagcacatcTCCCTCCTCACCCCTTCTGAGCTGAGCTTCTTCCAACTCATGGCAGGGCTTGGTGGTCTCACAGGGGCAAG GTTTTCCCACCACATGCTTGGTTCAGACATCTCGTCATCCTTAGGATCAGTTTATCCTATGG CAAAAGACGCGTCTTCCCCGAGCTGA